Proteins co-encoded in one Bacillota bacterium genomic window:
- a CDS encoding phage tail tube protein produces the protein MESLGLKSVFQRESATPGTYETVAQVASIQPPQPEREAVEVEDLDPPDGIKKKLPGVIDVGEVTLTLNFDPDDTGHTALETDFYAGDTKNFRIKLPNGQGWTFPAFISGWKPQELTEGDVIQVEVTLTVTGKPTFGAIA, from the coding sequence ATGGAATCTCTGGGCCTGAAGAGCGTGTTCCAGCGCGAGAGCGCCACGCCGGGCACATACGAGACGGTGGCGCAGGTGGCCTCGATCCAGCCCCCGCAGCCGGAGCGGGAGGCGGTCGAGGTCGAGGACCTGGATCCGCCCGACGGCATCAAGAAGAAGCTGCCCGGCGTGATCGACGTCGGCGAGGTCACACTGACGCTCAACTTCGACCCGGACGACACCGGGCACACGGCGCTTGAGACCGATTTCTACGCCGGCGACACGAAGAACTTCCGGATCAAGCTGCCGAACGGCCAGGGCTGGACGTTCCCGGCCTTCATCTCCGGCTGGAAGCCCCAGGAACTCACCGAGGGCGACGTGATCCAGGTTGAAGTCACGCTGACCGTGACCGGCAAGCCGACGTTCGGGGCCATCGCGTAA
- a CDS encoding DUF3168 domain-containing protein, whose product MASVTPRQAVYAHLQADEAVSTLVGGRIYHQMPPLDATYPLIVINTVSSVDRRDLSGVAYTDTRVQITAMADTLAEAERIAMAVRQSLEGYTGMMAGVLPVIGCRVASYLPDYQEEVGQTHYHVIVVVAHDA is encoded by the coding sequence ATGGCGAGTGTAACGCCGAGGCAGGCCGTGTACGCGCACCTGCAGGCCGACGAGGCAGTGAGCACTCTGGTCGGCGGACGGATTTATCACCAGATGCCGCCGCTTGACGCCACGTACCCGCTGATCGTGATAAACACGGTCAGCAGCGTGGACCGCCGCGACCTGTCGGGCGTGGCGTACACCGACACCCGGGTGCAGATCACCGCCATGGCCGATACGCTTGCCGAGGCCGAGCGCATTGCGATGGCGGTGCGCCAGAGCCTGGAGGGCTACACGGGCATGATGGCCGGGGTGCTGCCGGTCATCGGGTGCCGCGTGGCCTCCTACTTGCCGGACTACCAGGAGGAAGTGGGCCAGACGCACTACCATGTGATTGTGGTGGTGGCCCACGACGCGTGA
- a CDS encoding HK97-gp10 family putative phage morphogenesis protein produces the protein MKLRIQVRGAKEIQQALNMLPREVAGEHLREVALTGAEVIRAEAEQNALQHKRTGTLAGDIHKEAAQETLGTRVVVHIGPGRKGWYGRLVELGHAVVRGRKKAQKRQVGYAPPHPWLQPAFDEKKAEARKVMEHEFVRRMKRAWRV, from the coding sequence GTGAAGCTGCGGATACAGGTCCGGGGTGCCAAGGAGATCCAACAGGCCCTGAACATGCTGCCCCGCGAGGTGGCTGGTGAGCACCTGCGCGAGGTCGCCCTGACGGGCGCCGAGGTGATCCGGGCCGAGGCGGAGCAGAACGCGCTCCAGCACAAGCGGACCGGTACTCTTGCCGGCGACATCCACAAGGAAGCAGCCCAGGAGACGCTGGGAACCCGCGTGGTGGTGCACATCGGGCCCGGGCGCAAGGGCTGGTACGGGCGCCTGGTGGAACTTGGCCACGCGGTGGTCAGGGGCCGGAAGAAGGCTCAGAAGCGCCAGGTGGGCTACGCGCCGCCGCACCCCTGGCTGCAGCCGGCCTTTGACGAGAAGAAGGCCGAGGCCCGCAAGGTCATGGAGCATGAGTTCGTGCGGAGGATGAAGCGGGCATGGCGAGTGTAA
- a CDS encoding phage head closure protein, translating into GGCVVRFEDLRHRVEIGRYVGGTDQWGDPIPPTWQTVATVWGRVEGLSGRLYFEAQQTAQQSDHRITIRWRRGVEPGMIARHDGREFVIQAVLDREGTRRWLQLICREVRPA; encoded by the coding sequence GTGGTGGCTGCGTCGTGAGGTTCGAGGACCTGCGGCACCGCGTGGAGATAGGCCGCTACGTGGGGGGTACCGACCAGTGGGGCGACCCGATTCCGCCCACCTGGCAGACAGTGGCCACCGTCTGGGGCCGAGTGGAGGGGCTTTCCGGCCGGCTCTACTTTGAGGCGCAGCAGACGGCGCAACAGTCCGACCACCGCATCACCATCCGCTGGCGGCGCGGTGTAGAGCCTGGGATGATCGCGCGGCACGACGGGCGCGAGTTCGTGATCCAGGCCGTCCTGGACCGCGAGGGCACCAGGCGCTGGCTGCAGCTGATATGCAGGGAGGTCCGGCCCGCGTGA